In the Candidatus Omnitrophota bacterium genome, one interval contains:
- a CDS encoding NAD+ synthase, with protein sequence MIRVALAQINTTVGNISGNCGKILDALSRAKAQAADIVVFPELAVTGYPPEDLLHKDRFVRDQIRALRSLAGKVRGISAVIGFVDTGKDKRLYNAAAVISGGRIAGVVHKKELPNYGVFDEKRYFSEGVVSPLFLLNGSLIGINICEDIWVKNSVSRDQARAGARLIINISSSPFDWEKLELRKKILVERARSTGGYLCYANLVGGQDELVFDGGSMVLDPRGRIMAAGRQFEEDLVVADLDVPRAARPGKKAVVLSADPGVKKAPLSPRKAPGPLSRVERIHKALVLGTRDYVLKNGFQKVVIGLSGGVDSSLVAAIARQALGAENVIGVSMPSRFSSEGTRSDARQTAENLGIRFLEIPIEDILKSFLKTLEGEFSGLPFGLAEENLQARIRGTILMTFSNKFGWLVLTTGNKSEIGVGYCTLYGDMSGGFAVIKDVPKTTVYELARFVNDRSGAWIPESVIDRAPTAELRENQKDQDSLPPYDVLDEILKGYVEDHQSVERLSRGRAGRDLVSRVIRLIDRSEYKRRQAPPGVKITPRAFGKDWRLPITNGYDGAK encoded by the coding sequence ATGATCCGCGTGGCTTTGGCCCAGATCAACACGACCGTCGGGAACATCTCCGGGAATTGCGGGAAAATCCTGGATGCCCTGTCGCGCGCCAAGGCGCAGGCGGCGGACATCGTCGTCTTTCCCGAGCTCGCCGTGACCGGATACCCGCCGGAGGACCTTTTGCACAAGGATCGCTTTGTCCGCGACCAGATTCGGGCCTTGAGATCCCTGGCCGGCAAGGTCCGCGGGATCAGCGCTGTGATCGGCTTTGTGGACACCGGCAAGGACAAACGGCTTTACAACGCGGCGGCGGTGATCAGCGGCGGCCGGATCGCCGGTGTTGTGCATAAAAAGGAGCTTCCCAATTATGGCGTTTTTGATGAAAAGCGGTATTTTTCCGAAGGCGTGGTCAGCCCGTTGTTTTTGCTCAACGGCTCCCTGATTGGGATCAATATTTGTGAAGACATTTGGGTGAAGAACAGTGTTTCCCGCGACCAGGCCAGGGCCGGTGCGCGGCTGATCATCAATATTTCTTCATCGCCGTTCGATTGGGAGAAGCTGGAGCTGCGCAAGAAGATCCTTGTGGAAAGGGCCAGGTCAACGGGAGGGTATCTTTGTTACGCCAATCTTGTGGGGGGCCAGGACGAGCTGGTCTTCGACGGGGGAAGCATGGTCCTGGATCCGAGGGGGCGGATCATGGCGGCCGGCCGCCAGTTCGAGGAAGATCTGGTTGTCGCGGACCTGGATGTCCCCCGGGCGGCGAGGCCGGGGAAGAAAGCCGTGGTTTTATCGGCCGATCCCGGCGTGAAGAAGGCCCCGCTTTCACCGCGAAAAGCTCCGGGACCCCTGAGCCGGGTGGAACGGATCCACAAGGCGCTGGTCCTGGGCACGCGCGATTATGTGCTGAAAAATGGTTTTCAAAAAGTGGTCATCGGTTTGAGCGGCGGCGTGGATTCGTCTTTGGTCGCGGCGATCGCCCGGCAGGCCTTGGGTGCCGAAAACGTGATCGGCGTCTCCATGCCCTCGAGGTTTTCCTCGGAAGGCACGCGCAGCGACGCGCGCCAAACCGCCGAAAATCTGGGGATCCGTTTCCTGGAAATCCCCATTGAAGATATTTTAAAGAGTTTCCTCAAGACCCTGGAAGGAGAGTTCTCGGGCCTGCCCTTCGGCCTCGCGGAGGAGAACCTTCAGGCCAGGATCCGGGGCACGATCCTGATGACGTTTTCCAACAAGTTCGGCTGGCTGGTGTTGACGACGGGGAACAAGAGCGAAATCGGGGTAGGGTATTGTACGCTTTACGGCGACATGTCGGGCGGGTTCGCGGTCATCAAGGACGTCCCTAAGACGACCGTCTATGAACTGGCCCGTTTTGTCAATGACCGGTCCGGCGCCTGGATCCCGGAGAGCGTCATCGACCGCGCCCCAACGGCGGAGTTGAGGGAAAACCAGAAGGACCAGGATTCTCTTCCCCCGTATGACGTGCTGGATGAGATCCTCAAGGGGTATGTGGAAGACCATCAATCGGTCGAGCGCCTGAGCCGGGGCCGGGCCGGCCGCGATCTGGTGAGCCGTGTCATCCGGTTGATCGACCGCAGCGAATACAAGCGGCGCCAGGCGCCTCCGGGGGTCAAGATCACTCCGCGCGCGTTCGGCAAGGACTGGCGCTTGCCGATCACCAATGGCTATGACGGAGCGAAATAA